A region of Photobacterium sanguinicancri DNA encodes the following proteins:
- a CDS encoding NupC/NupG family nucleoside CNT transporter: MSLFMSLVGMVVLLAIAVLLSDNRKAINLRTVGGAFAIQFLLGAFVLYVPVGRDVLYGMSQAVANVIGYGNDGINFLFGGLTSDKMFELFGGGGFVFALRVLPVIVFFSALISVLYYLGVMQVVINALGGGLQKALGTSRAESMSATANIFVGQTEAPLVIRPFVPKMTQSELFAVMCGGLASVAGGVLAGYASMGVPLEYLIAASFMAAPGGLLFAKIIKPETEEPIEQLAGDEAQGDDKPANVIDAAAAGASSGMQLALNVGAMLLAFIGLIALINGMLGGIGGWFGMPELTLELILGYVFSPLAFLIGVPWEEATIAGSFIGQKLVVNEFVAYLNFAPYLGEAAEVVLSDKTKAIISFALCGFANLSSVAILLGGLGGLAPSRRHEIARFGMKAVAAGTLSNLMSATIAGLFVTINAM; this comes from the coding sequence ATGAGCCTGTTTATGAGCCTGGTTGGGATGGTAGTATTGCTAGCAATCGCAGTACTGTTATCGGACAACCGTAAAGCTATTAATCTACGTACTGTTGGTGGCGCTTTTGCCATTCAATTCTTGTTAGGTGCATTCGTTCTGTATGTACCTGTTGGTCGTGACGTGCTTTATGGCATGTCACAAGCTGTAGCGAATGTAATTGGTTACGGTAATGACGGTATCAACTTCCTATTCGGTGGTTTAACGTCAGACAAAATGTTTGAATTATTCGGTGGCGGCGGTTTCGTATTCGCATTGCGTGTACTACCAGTTATCGTATTCTTCTCTGCATTGATCAGCGTACTTTACTACCTAGGTGTGATGCAGGTTGTTATCAACGCACTAGGCGGTGGTCTACAGAAAGCACTGGGTACATCTCGTGCGGAATCTATGTCTGCAACAGCAAACATCTTCGTAGGTCAAACGGAAGCACCATTGGTGATTCGTCCGTTCGTACCTAAAATGACTCAATCTGAGCTGTTTGCAGTAATGTGTGGTGGTCTAGCATCTGTAGCGGGTGGTGTACTAGCAGGCTACGCATCAATGGGTGTGCCACTAGAATACCTAATCGCAGCATCTTTCATGGCTGCACCGGGTGGTCTACTATTTGCTAAAATCATCAAACCTGAAACTGAAGAGCCAATTGAGCAACTAGCTGGCGATGAAGCACAAGGTGATGACAAACCAGCTAACGTGATTGACGCAGCAGCGGCAGGCGCATCTTCTGGTATGCAACTAGCACTTAACGTAGGTGCAATGCTACTAGCATTCATCGGTTTGATTGCACTAATCAACGGCATGCTAGGTGGCATCGGTGGTTGGTTCGGTATGCCTGAACTAACACTAGAGCTAATCCTTGGTTACGTATTCTCTCCTCTAGCATTCCTAATCGGTGTGCCATGGGAAGAAGCAACCATCGCAGGTTCTTTCATCGGTCAGAAACTGGTAGTAAACGAATTCGTTGCTTACCTAAACTTTGCCCCTTACCTAGGTGAAGCGGCTGAAGTTGTTCTTTCTGATAAAACGAAAGCAATCATCTCATTCGCACTTTGTGGTTTTGCTAACTTATCTTCTGTAGCAATCCTACTAGGTGGTCTTGGTGGTCTTGCACCAAGCCGTCGTCATGAAATTGCACGTTTCGGTATGAAAGCTGTAGCTGCAGGTACATTATCTAACCTAATGTCTGCAACAATTGCTGGTCTATTCGTGACTATCAACGCAATGTAA
- a CDS encoding TatD family hydrolase: MLIDSHCHFDFEPFAQDPAHFLALAQQQGVEKLVVPAIGQRNWLQVTQLAAQFPDIYFALGLHPFFSAEHTDDALAQLELALGLQQDNRQCVAIGECGLDFAVADAMNEPLRQRQQQQRWLEGQLELANRHQLPVILHCRKAFPELMKLLRQNPPKQGGVYHAFSGSYQQARQLLDLGIRIGVGGTITYSRAHKTRTTMTKLPLAALMLETDSPDMPVAGFQGQPNRPERLCVILQCLAALRTESEREIARETSLTTAELFAIPL, from the coding sequence ATGCTGATAGATAGCCACTGCCATTTTGATTTTGAACCCTTCGCTCAAGATCCCGCTCATTTTCTTGCATTGGCTCAACAGCAAGGTGTAGAGAAGCTGGTGGTGCCAGCAATAGGCCAACGTAACTGGCTGCAAGTCACCCAGCTAGCAGCGCAGTTTCCTGATATTTACTTTGCACTTGGTTTACACCCTTTCTTTAGTGCTGAGCATACAGATGATGCTTTAGCGCAACTCGAATTAGCTTTAGGGCTGCAGCAAGATAATCGCCAGTGTGTCGCGATAGGCGAGTGTGGGTTGGATTTTGCTGTTGCAGATGCAATGAACGAACCGTTGCGGCAACGTCAGCAACAGCAACGGTGGTTGGAAGGGCAGCTAGAATTAGCGAATCGTCATCAGTTACCTGTGATACTCCATTGCCGAAAAGCGTTTCCTGAACTGATGAAATTATTGAGACAAAATCCACCCAAACAAGGCGGTGTGTACCATGCTTTTAGTGGTAGCTATCAGCAGGCAAGGCAACTACTTGATCTAGGTATCAGAATTGGGGTTGGTGGCACCATTACTTATAGTCGAGCGCATAAAACTCGCACTACAATGACTAAGTTGCCATTGGCAGCCTTAATGTTAGAAACCGATTCGCCAGATATGCCCGTAGCAGGCTTTCAAGGACAGCCTAATCGTCCTGAACGCTTATGCGTCATATTGCAATGCTTGGCCGCTCTCAGAACGGAATCTGAACGAGAAATAGCAAGGGAAACGAGCTTAACCACTGCTGAACTTTTCGCCATTCCACTGTGA